One part of the [Pantoea] beijingensis genome encodes these proteins:
- the udp gene encoding uridine phosphorylase has product MAQSDVFHLGITKADLQGATLAIVPGDPERVKKIAALMENPVHLASHREFTTWRAELDGKPVVVCSTGIGGPSTSIAVEELAQLGVRTFLRVGTTGAIQPHINVGDVLVTTGSVRLDGASLHFAPLEFPAVADFSCTTALVDAAKATGAKTHIGITASSDTFYPGQERYDTFSGRVVSRFQGSMKEWQQMGVLNYEMESATLLTMCASQGLRAGMVAGVIVNRTQKEIPDAQTMQQTESDAVKIVVEAARRLL; this is encoded by the coding sequence ATGGCCCAATCTGACGTTTTTCACCTTGGTATTACAAAAGCTGATTTACAGGGAGCGACACTGGCGATTGTGCCTGGCGATCCTGAGCGCGTGAAAAAAATTGCGGCTCTGATGGAGAATCCTGTTCATCTTGCGTCTCATCGCGAGTTCACTACCTGGCGCGCGGAACTGGACGGTAAACCTGTTGTGGTTTGTTCAACCGGCATTGGTGGCCCTTCGACGTCAATCGCGGTTGAAGAGTTGGCGCAGTTAGGCGTCAGAACGTTTCTGCGTGTGGGAACTACCGGTGCGATCCAGCCGCATATTAATGTGGGTGATGTGCTGGTGACGACGGGATCGGTTCGTCTTGACGGTGCAAGTCTGCATTTTGCTCCACTGGAGTTTCCGGCTGTGGCCGATTTTAGTTGTACGACGGCGCTGGTCGATGCTGCGAAAGCCACTGGTGCGAAAACCCATATTGGGATTACCGCTTCATCCGATACGTTTTATCCCGGTCAGGAACGCTACGACACATTCTCCGGGCGCGTGGTGAGCCGCTTCCAGGGATCGATGAAAGAGTGGCAGCAAATGGGGGTACTGAACTATGAGATGGAGTCTGCAACGTTATTAACGATGTGCGCCAGCCAGGGCTTGCGTGCTGGTATGGTGGCTGGTGTCATTGTTAACCGGACTCAAAAAGAGATCCCGGATGCTCAGACAATGCAACAGACGGAAAGCGACGCGGTGAAAATCGTGGTTGAAGCGGCTCGCCGCCTGCTGTAG